One Chaetodon auriga isolate fChaAug3 chromosome 11, fChaAug3.hap1, whole genome shotgun sequence genomic window, TCATGCAGAAAAACTGTCACTTGGCTTTAGCATCCACTAGTGTGCactgtgcatgagtgtgtttttttggtCTGGATTCAGAGGATGGCATCGCCTCGGGTCTGTGGCAATGTTGTCATTTGGACCTCTGATTTATGAGCACAAGCGCAGACAGTGGAGAGCAGCTGAGCTCTTGAAAGGCACCACAACAGAAAGGAGGACAGAGTGGCATTGTTTTACGAGAAGGATGCATTTGTGTCTGAAGACACTTCAATAAAGAACCCCCACCGTTTCATCATGGTTTTCATGAGCTTTTGCACTCTTAAATCATAACTTTAGTATTCCCACTGCGATAATTTCTATAATGTGATCATTTGTAAGTCATTAGAATTTAAATCACTTGGCAATTACCATAACCATTTCACAACAACATTACATAACAACTTAATCTCAAATGAGGACGGGGCTTGGAGCCAAACAAATAGGAGTCACTTCTGGCTCATTGGGGATACAACAATAGTAGCACATGatgaacaaacaacaatatTTCAATGGAAAGACTCCTTGTTTCCCTCTGATACATAGTGTGGTCAGGAAAAGGCTGCTCCtatgagagcagaggagtaaCGAATGACAATTTTTTActctgttaaaaatgttaagtCTTGTGATATTCTAGATTTTTCTCATTGTCAAATCCCATAAAAAGCATGACAGCCTGATAAAGCTCATTCTTCTGTGCCATAGACCTCCACTgttgtcaaaaaacaaacagcacattaatgAATCACAGTTGCAATGGGTGTCAGACATTACTAtgaatgttgtttatttttattcattttcctaCAAACACAATATGTGGCTGAAAATAATCTGTAGCAAATGCACCATTTAATCCTGTCTGAGTAGCACTTGCTGAAAGCCACAGTGCacagctgttttattgttttacagtttaaatgaaaccataaaTTTGTGACGTCTTTGTTTtgaaagattttaaaaatggGCTCGGAGCTGAGTTTCACAGACAGGTCAGGGAAGTTGGGAAATATCGAGAGGAGGTGCTGACATATTGCTTCATCCTcttatgggatttgttgacaataaaaaatTATGTTTGACCTTCATGTAaattcatgcaaacatttaatgTAATGTTGTCCTTAGCTAACAGTCTGTAAATGCATGTTTTGTTCCATATTGCAGGGCTATGACATAAACCTGCCAGCTGTCTTCAGTTAGGCGATCCTGTCTTCATTCATTGCTTCCTCTCAGACAGACCTCGTGGTTTCTATCCATTCATACATCCCTCATCCCTGTTTCATCTACTACCTCCCAGTTCACACCATCCAATCATGAAGCCCGAAGTACAGtgcttctccttctctcttacCTAAATAGGAAGCTATCACAAACCACTGTGGTCGTCATTAACCAAATTAGCCACATATAAGTTCATGAAGTTGAGATCCAGATCAAACTACTACCACTGGAATCTCAATGCCATCCAGAATCTGTGCAATGATGGCTGAGGTGTGGGGTTGTGTTGCTAATGGATTACAGGATTATTTTCCATAATCAGGCATtaatcagagaggaagaggaagtcaaCACCGAAAGTCTAATTTACTGTGTGTTCTAGTAACAGCACTTCATATCTCTCTGATTGAGCCTTAGGTGTGGCAGTGGTTCAGTGTTACATGTGACTCACCAGAGAAGACATCCAGGTAGGGtactgtggtggtggaggcctTCCGTGTATAATGTGCTCTCCTGGAGCCCAGTGTCCAGTAAGTTCCACCTGTGTAACTCTTCTCTGGTGTATCCTGCTCTGGGAATTTGGCCCCACCACCTTGCCTTCTTCGTAGCTCATCCAGCTCTTTGGACCAGTCTGCAGACACGCTGATGGGCCCAGCAATGGAGCAGGACCTCTGCTTGTGCCTTTTAAACTCTTTGGCCTCACTGGATTCCACTGAAGCAACATTGGCATCTGTTTTCCTGGGCACATGGGGGCTGGTGATGGGGGAGCCAATTGGAGAGGTGAGCTGTCTGGTGGTGGTCTTAACATAGGAGGGGTGGACTGGAGGGTAGAGCTTGAcggtggagggagaggtggaggacggCCGTCTAGGCTGAGAACCATGGAGGTCAGTTGTAAGCTGGCTAATAGACAAGctactcttcctccttttcaGTGACAGGAAGTCCCGCCTCCCAgcttcctctcccccctccctctccatggACAGGTCCATGCTGCTGACACTCTTGTGTGACCCCATTGGTCCCGCCCCTGCCACCACAGGATCCAAGCGCACACATGTCCCATATGTGTTTTTGCTCTGCTGAGGGCTCTCCAGGTCCTCCTGGGGCTCCTCAGCACTCTCATACGAGGTGGTGGTTGTTGTAGTGTCAGGGAAACTATACGTGCTGTTAGTCTTTGGTAAAAGACTGccgctgcttctctctgtgtccgGGGCTGACGATGGCGGACCACTCTCACTCAGGGACCCCGGACCAGATGAATTTCTTGATATGACATGGCTTTCGTTCTCTAATTTCTTGCACTCCTCACTTACTTGTGGAGGTACACACTCACTTCCAGCAGGGGGAGGGAAAACTTCCTCATCCAGATCAAATACTTTCTCAGGGGCTTTGCTCCCCACAGAATCTGACCCATCAGGTAAATGGCCAGCAACCATTTCCAGCACGCTGTCACTGGCCTGCTCTCTTATGGCCTGCTGGATGTCAGACAGCAGatcttcattttcagctgctgctgagtgaaaacTGTAGAGGTCAGCATCTGACCCAGAGCTTGTCTTCCGGCCAATCTCATCCACCATAGAATGATGACTGTCTGCGGTCAAGCGGCTTAGATCCCCCTCGACATCTGATAGCATGCCCATCTCATCGGCTGACAGGCTCGCCTCTGCTGCTGGCTTGTGCCCTGCTTTGTCAGAGTGTGCTGACCTCCCATCTTCCAACATGTCATCCTTAGACAACCCTTTCACCTTCGATAAACTCTTCCTGATCTTCATGCCAGAAAACACAGATCCCTTCGACTCTGACTTAGGTTTTTTCTTACCATTTTGCTCTCCTCCCCCTGATTTACTTATCTTATTGTGGGACTTTTTAGATTTTTTGTCCACTTCCCTCTCATCAGCATCACCATCGCAAGAGACATCCCCTGTTGCTccaccacttcctcctcctttcttgtGCTTTGTTTCCTGGTTCCCCATGTTCCTGAGCAGGCGGACTCCCTTGGCTAACAGGCCATGTTGCTGGGGTCGAGGCTGGGCATGCTGGGCTTCCTCCTGGGCTGCTACTGATGCTGGTCCTCTGTTGGTCAGAGCCCTTTCAGAGCTGCCTAATCCCTGCTGTCTGCCCACCACAGTTAACGGCAGCTGTGAGAATGATGCTGCCTCCCCcagtgctgctgatgctgatgatgaaaggaggaggagactggCACTGACAGCCGCGGGCTCGCTACCACTCACTCCTCGCTCTCCCCCCCTCGCCTGCACAGCCTCTCTGACTTTCTgatccttcctctctttttgcccctcctctccatccccatCTGCTCCTGCATGCTCAGCTGTCTTGCATAACGGGCTGCTGGTCGAGCGAGCAAGGCGCCGATGCTCCGGAGTGAGCTGCCCTTGTCCATTCTCATCTGACTGGGGAAGAAATTGCTTAGGATGCTGCTGCTCTAAAATGCACTGTTGTTGCTGGTGTTGTTGATGGAGGAGTGAGTGCTGTTGTTTACGGAGGATGTTGGTAAcgctgctcttcctcctgcctTTGAAAGTGGTAGTGAAGAAACTCTCTTTCAGAAAGGGCACTTGGGTCTCTACAGTCTTGAAAGTCTGCATCCTGACCGCTGAGGCTTCATCCAGAGAAGAGATGATCTAGATGGACTGGAGTAAAGAGAACAGAGCAAGTTAAAGTCACACTCGCTCATTTTAAATCGAAACTTAGCTTCACAGTAGCAGAGGACAGGCAGTCGGTTCTCAGTGGAGTCATGAGGTAAAGGTTGAATGTAAGGGCAAGCTGACGTCAGAAATCTTATGTCCCCtcttgtcttcatttttttctttcaaattccATTTAAGACTCCTTCAGTTTTGATTGTATGTTTTTGTACTTTGTTAAAATGTATAAGTCCTTGTAAATGTTTTGATttcccagacagacagatatcTGGACTGATTCAGGAAAAGATTCATGTGACTCCACTGGTGACAGCAAGATAAACAACATGAAACTGCCTTTATTAATGACAACGCAGGCATATACAAAAATGGACAGCTGAAATGATGTCAAGTAATCAATCAATACAAAATGACATTACACAAAtaatacagacacagaaataacTTGCaatagtttgtcattttttaagtaaaaacacCACAATTCTAGTGATTTCAGCTTTCTTAAATGTCAGTATTTGCTGGTATTCTTCACCttctatgacagtaaactgaatgtctttgaaTTTTGGACAGCTGGACATTTTTCACGTCTTTGACATTCTTTTAGACTAAACcaataatcaattaatctgcagactaactcataatgaaaataatgaagagTTTCAGTCCTCATATAACTACACAGCAAATATCAATTAAAATCAGATTGTGCTGAATCATTCTCATGTCAAAATGGGAAGTTTAGTTTTACAAATTATACATTGTTCAAACTGCCATTTACTCTATTTATATATTCATCTACAGTTAAAGACACAGTGCAGTATTATCACTGTACATTTTACTGACAGATATCTCTTTGATAGCTGATAGCAGACAGTTCTTCAGGCATGCATGAAGGCATGCCTGAGGACTGATTAATGCCTATGGGTGTGGTGCCGACAAAACTGAGCCATTTAAAACCAACGGTAAAGTTTGCTTTTCTTACTGAAAGAGTCAAAAGtaagtgttttaaaataataattcaaacacaacaacacaaaaataaataa contains:
- the fmn2a gene encoding uncharacterized protein fmn2a isoform X2, with product MQTFKTVETQVPFLKESFFTTTFKGRRKSSVTNILRKQQHSLLHQQHQQQQCILEQQHPKQFLPQSDENGQGQLTPEHRRLARSTSSPLCKTAEHAGADGDGEEGQKERKDQKVREAVQARGGERGVSGSEPAAVSASLLLLSSSASAALGEAASFSQLPLTVVGRQQGLGSSERALTNRGPASVAAQEEAQHAQPRPQQHGLLAKGVRLLRNMGNQETKHKKGGGSGGATGDVSCDGDADEREVDKKSKKSHNKISKSGGGEQNGKKKPKSESKGSVFSGMKIRKSLSKVKGLSKDDMLEDGRSAHSDKAGHKPAAEASLSADEMGMLSDVEGDLSRLTADSHHSMVDEIGRKTSSGSDADLYSFHSAAAENEDLLSDIQQAIREQASDSVLEMVAGHLPDGSDSVGSKAPEKVFDLDEEVFPPPAGSECVPPQVSEECKKLENESHVISRNSSGPGSLSESGPPSSAPDTERSSGSLLPKTNSTYSFPDTTTTTTSYESAEEPQEDLESPQQSKNTYGTCVRLDPVVAGAGPMGSHKSVSSMDLSMEREGGEEAGRRDFLSLKRRKSSLSISQLTTDLHGSQPRRPSSTSPSTVKLYPPVHPSYVKTTTRQLTSPIGSPITSPHVPRKTDANVASVESSEAKEFKRHKQRSCSIAGPISVSADWSKELDELRRRQGGGAKFPEQDTPEKSYTGGTYWTLGSRRAHYTRKASTTTVPYLDVFSGRTLLDWLCMHPGDGSTEEEVKELCHRMLVQGLLRPFSDSTAGLQGDSTVSAVFNEEQLYTWASVGLPVSSHLWELYGGRTTGREQSLRSPLHQSSAKAPGAPHSQTESSRLTSGQSSSEDESCLIPQLERTIDDLRIKIAVLQGQQASLAKGSWDNMGALGAAHHKASQMRGGRLGKMSQEVSVQTSPVEEGFKFDVPFSGGSGSVSSSVSSSIPKSTESFVCTCQQRQQSSSHPAPPPPPPPPPPPPISGGMPPPPPPPSLSGGVAPPPPPPPPPLPGLGPCPPPPPPPPPPPPGFGPPPPPPPPGFGPPPPPPPPPGMAPPPPPPPPGMGPPPPPPPPGFGPPPPPGPMPSMMVQEAAPAKAVIEPPKPMKPLYWTRIQLHNKKPIVSLVWEKIEEPAVDFEEFVELFSKSAVKEKKKPISDTISKSKAKQVVKLLSNKRSQAVGILMSSIHLDMKDIQNAVLNMDNAVVDLETLHALYENRAQNDEMDGIKKHIKSCEDKEDAKPLDKPEQFLFQLSQIPNFSERVFCILFQSTFHECITSVLRKVEILQRVCKSLQSGECVLKVLGLVLAFGNFMNGGNRSRGQADGFTLDILPKLKDVKSR
- the fmn2a gene encoding uncharacterized protein fmn2a isoform X4, with amino-acid sequence MQTFKTVETQVPFLKESFFTTTFKGRRKSSVTNILRKQQHSLLHQQHQQQQCILEQQHPKQFLPQSDENGQGQLTPEHRRLARSTSSPLCKTAEHAGADGDGEEGQKERKDQKVREAVQARGGERGVSGSEPAAVSASLLLLSSSASAALGEAASFSQLPLTVVGRQQGLGSSERALTNRGPASVAAQEEAQHAQPRPQQHGLLAKGVRLLRNMGNQETKHKKGGGSGGATGDVSCDGDADEREVDKKSKKSHNKISKSGGGEQNGKKKPKSESKGSVFSGMKIRKSLSKVKGLSKDDMLEDGRSAHSDKAGHKPAAEASLSADEMGMLSDVEGDLSRLTADSHHSMVDEIGRKTSSGSDADLYSFHSAAAENEDLLSDIQQAIREQASDSVLEMVAGHLPDGSDSVGSKAPEKVFDLDEEVFPPPAGSECVPPQVSEECKKLENESHVISRNSSGPGSLSESGPPSSAPDTERSSGSLLPKTNSTYSFPDTTTTTTSYESAEEPQEDLESPQQSKNTYGTCVRLDPVVAGAGPMGSHKSVSSMDLSMEREGGEEAGRRDFLSLKRRKSSLSISQLTTDLHGSQPRRPSSTSPSTVKLYPPVHPSYVKTTTRQLTSPIGSPITSPHVPRKTDANVASVESSEAKEFKRHKQRSCSIAGPISVSADWSKELDELRRRQGGGAKFPEQDTPEKSYTGGTYWTLGSRRAHYTRKASTTTVPYLDVFSGRTLLDWLCMHPGDGSTEEEVKELCHRMLVQGLLRPFSDSTAGLQGDSTVSAVFNEEQLYTWASVGLPVSSHLWELYGGRTTGREQSLRSPLHQSSAKAPGAPHSQTESSRLTSGQSSSEDESCLIPQLERTIDDLRIKIAVLQGQQASLAKGSWDNMGALGAAHHKASQMRGGRLGKMSQEVSVQTSPVEEGFKFDVPFSGGSGSVSSSVSSSIPKSTESFVCTCQQRQQSSSHPAPPPPPPPPPPPPISGGMPPPPPPPSLSGGVAPPPPPPPPPLPGLGPCPPPPPPPPPPPPGFGPPPPPPPPGFGPPPPPPPPPGMAPPPPPPPPGMGPPPPPPPPGFGPPPPPGPMPSMMVQEAAPAKAVIEPPKPMKPLYWTRIQLHNKKPIVSLVWEKIEEPAVDFEEFVELFSKSAVKEKKKPISDTISKSKAKQVVKLLSNKRSQAVGILMSSIHLDMKDIQNAVLNMDNAVVDLETLHALYENRAQNDEMDGIKKHIKSCEDKEDAKPLDKPEHQLSMNVSPQSFAK
- the fmn2a gene encoding uncharacterized protein fmn2a isoform X3, with translation MQTFKTVETQVPFLKESFFTTTFKGRRKSSVTNILRKQQHSLLHQQHQQQQCILEQQHPKQFLPQSDENGQGQLTPEHRRLARSTSSPLCKTAEHAGADGDGEEGQKERKDQKVREAVQARGGERGVSGSEPAAVSASLLLLSSSASAALGEAASFSQLPLTVVGRQQGLGSSERALTNRGPASVAAQEEAQHAQPRPQQHGLLAKGVRLLRNMGNQETKHKKGGGSGGATGDVSCDGDADEREVDKKSKKSHNKISKSGGGEQNGKKKPKSESKGSVFSGMKIRKSLSKVKGLSKDDMLEDGRSAHSDKAGHKPAAEASLSADEMGMLSDVEGDLSRLTADSHHSMVDEIGRKTSSGSDADLYSFHSAAAENEDLLSDIQQAIREQASDSVLEMVAGHLPDGSDSVGSKAPEKVFDLDEEVFPPPAGSECVPPQVSEECKKLENESHVISRNSSGPGSLSESGPPSSAPDTERSSGSLLPKTNSTYSFPDTTTTTTSYESAEEPQEDLESPQQSKNTYGTCVRLDPVVAGAGPMGSHKSVSSMDLSMEREGGEEAGRRDFLSLKRRKSSLSISQLTTDLHGSQPRRPSSTSPSTVKLYPPVHPSYVKTTTRQLTSPIGSPITSPHVPRKTDANVASVESSEAKEFKRHKQRSCSIAGPISVSADWSKELDELRRRQGGGAKFPEQDTPEKSYTGGTYWTLGSRRAHYTRKASTTTVPYLDVFSGRTLLDWLCMHPGDGSTEEEVKELCHRMLVQGLLRPFSDSTAGLQGDSTVSAVFNEEQLYTWASVGLPVSSHLWELYGGRTTGREQSLRSPLHQSSAKAPGAPHSQTESSRLTSGQSSSEDESCLIPQLERTIDDLRIKIAVLQGQQASLAKGSWDNMGALGAAHHKASQMRGGRLGKMSQEVSVQTSPVEEGFKFDVPFSGGSGSVSSSVSSSIPKSTESFVCTCQQRQQSSSHPAPPPPPPPPPPPPISGGMPPPPPPPSLSGGVAPPPPPPPPPLPGLGPCPPPPPPPPPPPPGFGPPPPPPPPGFGPPPPPPPPPGMAPPPPPPPPGMGPPPPPPPPGFGPPPPPGPMPSMMVQEAAPAKAVIEPPKPMKPLYWTRIQLHNKKPIVSLVWEKIEEPAVDFEEFVELFSKSAVKEKKKPISDTISKSKAKQVVKLLSNKRSQAVGILMSSIHLDMKDIQNAVLNMDNAVVDLETLHALYENDPCRGQTPERKMERIRGRDQTAETLWGSIGSGRTEREFTFSSWGWFYCFAQLRQTH